From Poecile atricapillus isolate bPoeAtr1 chromosome Z, bPoeAtr1.hap1, whole genome shotgun sequence, one genomic window encodes:
- the LOC131573904 gene encoding kelch-like protein 42 has protein sequence MSLAERRREEEGEREGEAGDGAGAGEEVVQIRLGDKCYPVCKRKLIEQSDYFRALYRSGMREAGQGQEEQLLRGGLSALGLELVLDFINTSCLARLEQEVGGEKEPPLLEELVEAASYLQVTPLLRLLLSQVRLGNCFELHRLAQVYGLQDLHDACLDFMAAHYHQVLRRPDARPHLLLPSALQQQLRERRMRGTATLVLLGDFMGACPPGLPAGCHPAGDAPWAMLRYDEEAQRWLPLANNLPTDLVSVRGYGSATLDNYLFIVGGYRITSQEISAAHCYNPCLNEWSQLASMNQKRSNFKLLAVSGKLYAIGGQSLSNVECYNPENDWWNFVASMPNPLAEFSACECKGKIYVIGGYTARGRNMSILQYCPTSDSWTNLELCDVHIRKQQMLSVEETIYLVGGCILDLGPNQRSGPSEDLLTVQSYNTTTKEWLYLNENSSKSGLNLTCTLHNDGVYILSRNITLSSSLEQRLFLKYNIFTDSWESLGRFPAFGQNILICSMYLPDGREV, from the exons ATGTCCCtggcggagcggcggcgggaggaggaaggggagcgGGAAGGGGAAGCAGGGGATGGGGCCGGTGCCGGGGAGGAGGTGGTGCAGATCCGGCTGGGGGATAAATGCTACCCGGTGTGCAAGAGGAAGCTGATCGAGCAGAGCGACTATTTCCGAGCGCTCTACCGCTCGGGAATgagggaggcagggcagggccaggaggagcagctgctgcgAGGGGGGCTGAGCgccctggggctggagctggtgctggacTTCATCAACACGTCCTGCCTGGCccggctggagcaggaggtgggCGGTGAGAAGGAGCCGCcgctgctggaggagctggtggAGGCCGCTTCCTACCTGCAGGTCACGCccctgctgcggctgctgctgTCGCAGGTACGCCTCGGCAACTGCTTCGAGCTGCACCGCCTGGCGCAGGTGTACGGCCTGCAGGACCTGCACGACGCCTGCTTGGACTTCATGGCCGCCCACTACCACCAGGTGCTGCGCAGGCCCGACGCCCGCCCGCACCTCCTGCTGCCCTCggcgctgcagcagcagctgcggGAGCGGCGCATGAGGGGCACGGCCACCCTCGTGCTGCTCGGGGACTTTATGGGCGCCTGTCCGCCGGGGCTGCCCGCCGGCTGCCACCCCGCGGGGGACGCGCCCTGGGCCATGCTCAGGTACGACGAGGAGGCGCAGCGGTGGCTGCCGCTGGCCAATAATCTGCCCACCGATCTGGTGAGCGTCCGCGGCTACGGCTCGGCCACGCTGGACAATTACCTGTTCATTGTCGGCGGCTACCGCATCACCAGCCAGGAGATCTCTGCCGCGCACTGCTACAACCCGTGCCTCAACGAGTGGAGCCAGCTGGCCTCGATGAACCAGAAGAG ATCCAACTTCAAGCTCCTGGCTGTCAGTGGAAAGCTCTATGCCATCGGTGGCCAATCCCTTTCCAATGTGGAGTGCTACAACCCGGAGAATGACtggtggaattttgtggcatcCATGCCAAACCCTCTTGCAGAATTCTCAGCTTGTGAATGCAAGGGCAAGATCTATGTTATTGGAGGATACACTGCACGAG GCAGGAACATGAGCATCCTGCAGTATTGTCCCACTTCTGATTCCTGGACCAACTTGGAGCTGTGCGACGTGCACATCCGCAAGCAGCAGATGTTGTCTGTGGAGGAGACCATCTACCTGGTGGGAGGCTGCATCCTCGACCTTGGACCAAACCAGAGATCCGGCCCCAGCGAGGACCTGCTAACGGTGCAGTCCTACAACACTACCACCAAAGAGTGGCTCTACCTCAATGAGAACTCATCCAAATCTGGCCTTAACTTGACTTGCACTCTCCACAATGATGGAGTCTATATCTTGAGTAGGAATATTACTCTGTCTTCCAGCTTGGAGCAGCGTCTCTTCCTGAAGTATAACATCTTCACAGACAGTTGGGAGTCACTGGGGCGTTTCCCAGCCTTTGGACAAAACATTCTGATCTGTTCTATGTATTTGCCTGATGGGCGAGAAGTGTAA